A window of Nocardia arthritidis genomic DNA:
CGGCACCAGCCGGGCTAGCCCGTCGGTCCACCACATGTAGAAATCCGGTGCCGATCCCGCCGACACCTGCGCCGGGTTGTACGGGCCCAACTGCCAGATCGGGTTGATCTGGAAGACGCCGCCCATCACCGCGAGCACACCGAGGGTGAACATGAAGAACGCCCCCTGGTCGGCGGCGAACACCGGGACGATGCGCGCACCGACCACATTGCGTTCGGACCGGCCGGGCCCCGGGAACTGCGTGTGCTTCTGGTACCAGACCAGCGCGATATGCGCCGCGATCAACGCGAGCATGATGCCGGGGAACAGCAGCACATGCGTGATGAACAGGCGCGGAATCAATACCGTCCCTGGGAATTCGCCACCGAACAGCGCCCAGTGGATCCAGGTGCCGATGATCGGGACGCTCATCGTGATACCGCCCAGCGGTGAACGCAGGCCGGTGCCGGACAGCAGATCGTCGGGCAGCGAGTAGCCGAAATAGCCTTCGAACAAGGCCAGGATCAGCAGCAGCGCGCCGATCACCCAGTTCGCCTCGCGTGGCTTGCGGAACGCGCCGGTGAAGAAGACCCGCAGGCAGTGCAGGATCATCCCGGCCACGAAAAGCAGTGCGGCCCAATGGTGTACCTGCCGCACGAACAGTCCGCCGCGCACCTCGAACGAGATGTTCAGCGAGCTGGCGTAGGCCGCGGACATGTGCACCCCGCGCATCGGCTGATACGCGCCGTCGTATACGACCTCCTTCATCGACGGATCGAAGAACAGCGTCAGGTAGATGCCGGAGATCAGCAGGATGATGAAGCTGTACAGGCAGATCTCGCCGAGCAGGAAGGCCCAGTGGGTCGGAAAGACCTTGTTGATCGAGCGTTTGAGGAATGCGGCGGCCCGGTAGCGCTCGTCGGCTGCGTCGGCGCGCGCGGCCACCTTCGCGCCCGCACTCATCGGTTGATCCCGTATGAACCCAGTAGTTCGAACGGGACCGGCGCGGGGGAGCCGACGGCCCATTTGCCGACCGTCGCCTGTAGGGCCCGTGCCGCCTCGATGGCCGGGAGCGGATTCTCCACACCCTCGTCGAGTTCCAGCAACGCGACGAAATCCTTTGTGCCAGTGACCCGGCCGTAGGTGAAGCGGACACCGGCGGGTGCGGCGGCGTGCAGCGCCTGGAACGCGGACTCGACGGCGGCGGCCACCTCCGCCGCCCCCGCGTCCTCGGTCACCGCGTAGCGGATGATCAGCTGAGGCATCGTCATCTCCTTGTCGATAGAAGTGCTACCGATCCCTTGACGCCCCGGCCGCCGAAAAGGTGACTTCGATTCGGTGTGGCGCCCGTCACCATCGAATTCGCGGTGCGGAAGCGGTACGGCTCGAGCTTGTCGCCGCGGCGATCATCGACAAAGAAATGTTGCTGGATCCGGGAATTCGCGTGTCTCAGCCGAGGCCGATCTGGATCCAGGTCACCGCGAGCCCGATCGCATAACCGGTGAATCCGACGCCGCCGAGCACGAATAACACTGTGCCGAACCGGCTTCCGGCCGAGAGCGCCGGATCGCCGCGCAGCAGCATGAGCAGCGGCACCTGGTATTCGTCGGGGTCACCGAAGTCCGGGAACAGCAGCGCGCCGAACAGTGCGAACCCGTCGGCGAGGAATAGCGCGGGATGGGTGATGTGGGTCGCCGCGAATCCGGCGCCGATCAACGGTCCGAGCACCAGTGCGGGCACCACCCCGAATGACAGCACCGACACCTTCAACAGCCATCCGGTGGCCAGCAGCCGCAGCGCCAGCACGATGGCCACCACCGCGACCTCGATCCAGCCCAAATTCATACCAAGCGTCCTACTCCCGTGTTCCGCGCGCCATACTCGCACAGCGACAGCGGTCCCGCAGGGCAGCATTCCC
This region includes:
- the qcrB gene encoding cytochrome bc1 complex cytochrome b subunit, encoding MSAGAKVAARADAADERYRAAAFLKRSINKVFPTHWAFLLGEICLYSFIILLISGIYLTLFFDPSMKEVVYDGAYQPMRGVHMSAAYASSLNISFEVRGGLFVRQVHHWAALLFVAGMILHCLRVFFTGAFRKPREANWVIGALLLILALFEGYFGYSLPDDLLSGTGLRSPLGGITMSVPIIGTWIHWALFGGEFPGTVLIPRLFITHVLLFPGIMLALIAAHIALVWYQKHTQFPGPGRSERNVVGARIVPVFAADQGAFFMFTLGVLAVMGGVFQINPIWQLGPYNPAQVSAGSAPDFYMWWTDGLARLVPPWEIYLGRYTIPSAFWVAVIMGLVFTVLVIYPWIEKQLTKDDAPHNLLQRPRDVPVRTAIGAMAITFYLVLSLSCLNDIIAMKFDISLNATTWMGRIGMLIAPPIAYFITYRFCLGLQRSDRAVLEHGIETGLVKRLPHGEYVEVHQALGPVDEHGHPIPLAYQGAPVPKKMNKLGSAGKPGLGSFLRADPRQESEKHFEIEHAEERKQLAVLLEYQRRDSEGH